The Oncorhynchus nerka isolate Pitt River linkage group LG12, Oner_Uvic_2.0, whole genome shotgun sequence genome includes a region encoding these proteins:
- the rpl34 gene encoding large ribosomal subunit protein eL34, with translation MVQRLTYRRRLSYNTASNKTRLSRTPGNRIVYLYTKKVGKAPKSACGICPGRLRGIRAVRPQVLMRLSKTKKHVSRAYGGAMCAKCVRDRIKRAFLIEEQKIVVKVLKAQAQSQKSK, from the exons ATGGTCCAGCGCTTGACTTACCGTCGTAGGTTGTCCTACAACACTGCCTCCAACAAAACTAGGCT GTCCCGGACTCCTGGTAACCGCATTGTGTACCTGTACACCAAGAAGGTGGGCAAGGCCCCCAAGTCCGCATGCGGAATCTGCCCTGGTAGACTGCGCGGA ATCCGGGCGGTGAGACCCCAGGTCCTGATGAGGCTCTCAAAAACCAAGAAGCACGTCAGCAGAGCCTACGGTGGAGCCATGTGTGCCAAGTGTGTGCGCGACCG GATCAAGCGAGCTTTCCTTATTGAGGAACAGAAGATCGTTGTCAAGGTTCTTAAGGCACAGGCACAGAGTCAGAAATCTAAGTAA